From a single Solanum dulcamara chromosome 4, daSolDulc1.2, whole genome shotgun sequence genomic region:
- the LOC129887509 gene encoding ETHYLENE INSENSITIVE 3-like 3 protein isoform X1, with translation MEYCMIDADGLGNSSDIEVDDIRCDNIAEKDVSDEEIDPEELERRMWKDRVKLKRLKERQKLAAQQAAEKQKNKQTTDQARRKKMSRAQDGILKYMLKLMEVCKARGFVYGIIPEKGKPVSGSSDNIRAWWKEKVKFDKNGPAAIAKYEAECRAKGEGIGNQTGNPQSVLQDLQDATLGSLLSSLMQHCNPPQRKYPLEKGVSPPWWPSGNDEWWVKMGLPKGQKPPYKKPHDLKKMFKVGVLNAVIKHMSPDIAKIRRLVRQSKCLQDKMSAKESSIWLAVLSREESTIRQQTSDNGSSSISEAPIRGHGDKNKPSADSENDYDVDDVNVSVSSRDERRNEPSDARPLNDVPQSHQKEQGDGQRRRRKRARSNFQQTQLSPSEQQPDDEARNTLPDMNNSNVQFSGYIANETQPESNMMGPRKSVERNSEGQSDLPLKDSNLSMVPSANAVSTEGTFVGNGPSIYPMLENSEVVPYESRFHLGTQDSVVQRQLHDTQLQSRSQFSGMNNEPPSSIFHYGPSNNGLHNGPQSSVLRHELQDSSFTHGSQYSNLHQPPLYQYYTPSAEFGSVHEEQQSQLAFGQPQIKPRDSGVRSAVLHGDRNDISREDHHYGKGTFQNDHDRPAEMHFASPITSGSPDYARLSSPFNFDLDVPSTLDTGDLELFLDEDVMTFFAS, from the coding sequence ATGGAGTACTGTATGATTGATGCTGATGGATTGGGTAACAGCTCGGACATTGAAGTTGATGACATAAGGTGCGACAATATAGCAGAAAAAGATGTCAGTGATGAAGAGATTGATCCTGAAGAATTGGAGAGGCGAATGTGGAAGGATCGTGTCAAGCTCAAGAGGCTTAAGGAAAGACAGAAACTTGCTGCACAACAAGCTGCAGAGAAGCAGAAGAACAAGCAGACCACTGATCAAGCTCGGCGGAAAAAGATGTCAAGAGCTCAGGATGGGATTTTGAAGTACATGTTGAAACTCATGGAGGTCTGCAAGGCTCGAGGATTTGTTTATGGAATTATACCTGAGAAGGGTAAACCAGTGAGTGGTTCATCTGATAACATAAGAGCTTGGTGGAAGGAGAAAGTGAAATTTGATAAGAATGGTCCTGCTGCAATAGCCAAGTATGAAGCAGAATGTCGTGCAAAAGGAGAGGGAATTGGCAACCAAACTGGGAACCCTCAAAGTGTTCTGCAGGACTTGCAAGATGCAACCTTGGGGTCCCTTTTGTCTTCTTTAATGCAACATTGTAATCCACCTCAGCGGAAGTACCCATTGGAGAAAGGTGTATCACCACCCTGGTGGCCATCAGGGAATGACGAATGGTGGGTGAAAATGGGTCTGCCTAAGGGTCAGAAACCGCCGTATAAGAAGCCACATGATTTAAAGAAAATGTTTAAAGTTGGTGTTCTAAATGCTGTTATAAAGCATATGTCACCTGATATTGCTAAGATCAGGAGATTAGTTCGGCAGTCAAAGTGTTTACAGGATAAGATGTCTGCAAAGGAGAGCTCGATATGGTTAGCTGTTTTAAGCAGAGAGGAATCCACTATCCGGCAACAAACCAGTGACAATGGGTCATCTAGCATAAGTGAGGCACCTATTAGAGGTCATGGTGACAAGAATAAACCTTCTGCTGATAGTGAaaatgattatgatgttgatgatgttaaTGTGTCTGTTTCATCTAGAGATGAGAGGAGAAATGAACCATCGGATGCTCGTCCTCTGAATGATGTTCCTCAATCTCACCAAAAGGAGCAAGGAGATGGACAACGTCGAAGAAGAAAACGTGCTAGGTCAAACTTTCAACAGACTCAACTGTCTCCCAGTGAGCAGCAACCTGATGACGAGGCTAGAAACACCTTACCTGATATGAACAATTCCAATGTGCAGTTTTCTGGGTACATTGCAAATGAAACCCAACCAGAGAGCAATATGATGGGACCGAGGAAGTCTGTGGAGAGAAATTCTGAGGGTCAATCTGACTTACCATTAAAAGACTCCAACCTTTCCATGGTTCCATCAGCTAATGCAGTCTCTACGGAGGGAACATTCGTTGGCAATGGGCCATCAATTTATCCAATGTTGGAAAATTCTGAGGTTGTCCCATATGAATCAAGGTTTCATCTTGGGACTCAAGATTCCGTTGTGCAGCGCCAGCTTCATGATACCCAATTGCAAAGCAGATCTCAGTTTTCTGGGATGAATAATGAACCTCCAAGTTCCATATTTCATTATGGACCTTCAAACAATGGGTTGCATAATGGACCTCAAAGTTCTGTCCTACGTCATGAACTACAAGATTCGAGTTTCACTCATGGATCTCAGTATTCGAACTTGCATCAACCCCCCTTATATCAATATTACACACCATCGGCTGAATTTGGATCAGTTCATGAAGAGCAGCAGTCTCAATTGGCATTCGGTCAGCCTCAGATTAAGCCACGGGATTCTGGAGTTAGATCAGCAGTGCTTCATGGAGATAGAAATGATATTTCCAGAGAGGACCACCATTATGGGAAAGGCACATTTCAGAATGATCATGATAGACCAGCTGAGATGCATTTTGCATCTCCGATCACTAGTGGCTCTCCAGACTATGCTAGACTCAGCAGTCCGTTTAACTTTGACCTTGATGTCCCAAGCACATTAGATACTGGTGATTTGGAACTATTCCTTGATGAAGACGTGATGACATTCTTTGCCTCGTAG
- the LOC129887509 gene encoding ETHYLENE INSENSITIVE 3-like 3 protein isoform X2 gives MAVIDEIGIDISSDIEVDDIRCDNIAEKDVSDEEIDPEELERRMWKDRVKLKRLKERQKLAAQQAAEKQKNKQTTDQARRKKMSRAQDGILKYMLKLMEVCKARGFVYGIIPEKGKPVSGSSDNIRAWWKEKVKFDKNGPAAIAKYEAECRAKGEGIGNQTGNPQSVLQDLQDATLGSLLSSLMQHCNPPQRKYPLEKGVSPPWWPSGNDEWWVKMGLPKGQKPPYKKPHDLKKMFKVGVLNAVIKHMSPDIAKIRRLVRQSKCLQDKMSAKESSIWLAVLSREESTIRQQTSDNGSSSISEAPIRGHGDKNKPSADSENDYDVDDVNVSVSSRDERRNEPSDARPLNDVPQSHQKEQGDGQRRRRKRARSNFQQTQLSPSEQQPDDEARNTLPDMNNSNVQFSGYIANETQPESNMMGPRKSVERNSEGQSDLPLKDSNLSMVPSANAVSTEGTFVGNGPSIYPMLENSEVVPYESRFHLGTQDSVVQRQLHDTQLQSRSQFSGMNNEPPSSIFHYGPSNNGLHNGPQSSVLRHELQDSSFTHGSQYSNLHQPPLYQYYTPSAEFGSVHEEQQSQLAFGQPQIKPRDSGVRSAVLHGDRNDISREDHHYGKGTFQNDHDRPAEMHFASPITSGSPDYARLSSPFNFDLDVPSTLDTGDLELFLDEDVMTFFAS, from the exons ATGGCTGTGATTGATGAGATTGGAATTGATATCAG CTCGGACATTGAAGTTGATGACATAAGGTGCGACAATATAGCAGAAAAAGATGTCAGTGATGAAGAGATTGATCCTGAAGAATTGGAGAGGCGAATGTGGAAGGATCGTGTCAAGCTCAAGAGGCTTAAGGAAAGACAGAAACTTGCTGCACAACAAGCTGCAGAGAAGCAGAAGAACAAGCAGACCACTGATCAAGCTCGGCGGAAAAAGATGTCAAGAGCTCAGGATGGGATTTTGAAGTACATGTTGAAACTCATGGAGGTCTGCAAGGCTCGAGGATTTGTTTATGGAATTATACCTGAGAAGGGTAAACCAGTGAGTGGTTCATCTGATAACATAAGAGCTTGGTGGAAGGAGAAAGTGAAATTTGATAAGAATGGTCCTGCTGCAATAGCCAAGTATGAAGCAGAATGTCGTGCAAAAGGAGAGGGAATTGGCAACCAAACTGGGAACCCTCAAAGTGTTCTGCAGGACTTGCAAGATGCAACCTTGGGGTCCCTTTTGTCTTCTTTAATGCAACATTGTAATCCACCTCAGCGGAAGTACCCATTGGAGAAAGGTGTATCACCACCCTGGTGGCCATCAGGGAATGACGAATGGTGGGTGAAAATGGGTCTGCCTAAGGGTCAGAAACCGCCGTATAAGAAGCCACATGATTTAAAGAAAATGTTTAAAGTTGGTGTTCTAAATGCTGTTATAAAGCATATGTCACCTGATATTGCTAAGATCAGGAGATTAGTTCGGCAGTCAAAGTGTTTACAGGATAAGATGTCTGCAAAGGAGAGCTCGATATGGTTAGCTGTTTTAAGCAGAGAGGAATCCACTATCCGGCAACAAACCAGTGACAATGGGTCATCTAGCATAAGTGAGGCACCTATTAGAGGTCATGGTGACAAGAATAAACCTTCTGCTGATAGTGAaaatgattatgatgttgatgatgttaaTGTGTCTGTTTCATCTAGAGATGAGAGGAGAAATGAACCATCGGATGCTCGTCCTCTGAATGATGTTCCTCAATCTCACCAAAAGGAGCAAGGAGATGGACAACGTCGAAGAAGAAAACGTGCTAGGTCAAACTTTCAACAGACTCAACTGTCTCCCAGTGAGCAGCAACCTGATGACGAGGCTAGAAACACCTTACCTGATATGAACAATTCCAATGTGCAGTTTTCTGGGTACATTGCAAATGAAACCCAACCAGAGAGCAATATGATGGGACCGAGGAAGTCTGTGGAGAGAAATTCTGAGGGTCAATCTGACTTACCATTAAAAGACTCCAACCTTTCCATGGTTCCATCAGCTAATGCAGTCTCTACGGAGGGAACATTCGTTGGCAATGGGCCATCAATTTATCCAATGTTGGAAAATTCTGAGGTTGTCCCATATGAATCAAGGTTTCATCTTGGGACTCAAGATTCCGTTGTGCAGCGCCAGCTTCATGATACCCAATTGCAAAGCAGATCTCAGTTTTCTGGGATGAATAATGAACCTCCAAGTTCCATATTTCATTATGGACCTTCAAACAATGGGTTGCATAATGGACCTCAAAGTTCTGTCCTACGTCATGAACTACAAGATTCGAGTTTCACTCATGGATCTCAGTATTCGAACTTGCATCAACCCCCCTTATATCAATATTACACACCATCGGCTGAATTTGGATCAGTTCATGAAGAGCAGCAGTCTCAATTGGCATTCGGTCAGCCTCAGATTAAGCCACGGGATTCTGGAGTTAGATCAGCAGTGCTTCATGGAGATAGAAATGATATTTCCAGAGAGGACCACCATTATGGGAAAGGCACATTTCAGAATGATCATGATAGACCAGCTGAGATGCATTTTGCATCTCCGATCACTAGTGGCTCTCCAGACTATGCTAGACTCAGCAGTCCGTTTAACTTTGACCTTGATGTCCCAAGCACATTAGATACTGGTGATTTGGAACTATTCCTTGATGAAGACGTGATGACATTCTTTGCCTCGTAG